In one Myotis daubentonii chromosome 1, mMyoDau2.1, whole genome shotgun sequence genomic region, the following are encoded:
- the LOC132239660 gene encoding ribonuclease 4-like, which translates to MALQKTLSLLLLSLLTLLGLGLVQSSYGQPMYQRFQRQHVDHKVTGGNNSYCNRMMRTQGMTRHTCKQFNTFIHENIRTINNICRNRKTIPCKNSRMNCHAGVVRVTDCRNTGGSPPNNCQYQATASRRRVVIACDGNPLVPVHFDS; encoded by the coding sequence ATGGCTCTCCAGAAGACCCTTTCATTGCTTCTGCTCTCACTGCTGaccctgctggggctggggctggtgcagTCCTCCTATGGCCAGCCCATGTACCAACGATTCCAGCGGCAACATGTGGATCATAAAGTGACAGGTGGCAACAACTCGTACTGCAACAGAATGATGCGAACACAGGGGATGACCAGGCATACGTGCAAGCAATTCAACACCTTCATCCACGAAAACATCAGGACCATTAATAACATCTGCAGGAACCGCAAGACTATCCCCTGCAAGAATAGCAGGATGAACTGCCATGCGGGTGTAGTGAGAGTCACAGACTGCAGAAATACAGGAGGTTCCCCACCCAACAACTGCCAATATCAGGCCACTGCCAGCCGTAGGCGTGTTGTCATCGCCTGTGACGGTAACCCCCTGGTGCCTGTGCACTTTGACAGCTAG